Proteins encoded within one genomic window of Cellulomonas xiejunii:
- the tilS gene encoding tRNA lysidine(34) synthetase TilS, translating into MTGPAPAVAAMRVAVRRALGDLGPGATVLVACSGGADSLALAAALAWEARAGGPWRAGAVVVDHGLHPASRDVADAAAATCRTLGLDPVRVVRVDVGTAGGPEAAARTARYAALDAVADDLDADAVLLGHTLDDQAETVLLALARGSGERALAGMRPVRGRLRRPLLALRRADTEAACAAQGLVPWHDPGNGRDPATTGLPAGAVAREDLPLRSRVRSEVLPVLEEVLGPGVAQALARTADALADATDAVDSAAAEVLAAAVRDAPAGERAGDVVLDVGPLAEAPPAVRRRALHDAAVRAGCPPGGLARVQVLAVEALVTAWRGQGPVHLPGGRVASRACGRLYLGLPFAAADEDG; encoded by the coding sequence ATGACCGGGCCGGCGCCTGCCGTCGCGGCCATGCGCGTGGCCGTGCGCCGCGCGCTCGGCGACCTCGGCCCGGGTGCGACGGTGCTCGTGGCGTGCTCCGGCGGTGCGGACTCCCTTGCGCTCGCGGCCGCCCTCGCCTGGGAGGCGCGGGCGGGCGGTCCGTGGCGGGCGGGCGCCGTGGTCGTCGACCACGGCCTGCACCCCGCGTCGCGCGACGTCGCGGACGCCGCCGCCGCCACGTGCCGCACGCTCGGCCTCGACCCCGTGCGCGTCGTGCGGGTCGACGTCGGGACGGCCGGCGGACCCGAGGCCGCCGCACGGACCGCCCGCTACGCCGCGCTCGACGCGGTCGCCGACGACCTCGACGCCGACGCGGTGCTCCTGGGCCACACGCTCGACGACCAGGCCGAGACGGTGCTCCTGGCGCTCGCCCGCGGGTCGGGGGAGCGCGCGCTGGCCGGGATGCGTCCCGTGCGCGGGCGCCTGCGCCGTCCCCTGCTGGCGCTCCGGCGCGCGGACACCGAGGCCGCGTGCGCGGCGCAAGGGCTGGTGCCGTGGCACGACCCGGGCAACGGCCGCGACCCGGCGACCACGGGGCTGCCCGCAGGTGCCGTGGCCCGCGAAGACCTGCCGCTGCGCTCCCGCGTGCGCAGCGAGGTGCTGCCGGTGCTCGAGGAGGTCCTCGGGCCGGGTGTCGCGCAGGCCCTGGCGCGGACGGCGGACGCGCTCGCGGACGCGACCGACGCGGTGGACTCGGCAGCCGCCGAGGTCCTCGCGGCGGCGGTCCGCGACGCCCCCGCGGGCGAGCGCGCGGGTGACGTGGTCCTCGACGTCGGGCCGCTCGCCGAGGCCCCCCCTGCGGTCCGGCGTCGCGCCCTGCACGACGCCGCGGTCCGCGCCGGCTGCCCGCCGGGCGGGCTCGCGCGCGTGCAGGTGCTGGCCGTGGAGGCACTGGTCACCGCATGGCGGGGGCAGGGTCCCGTCCACCTGCCCGGTGGCCGGGTCGCGTCACGCGCGTGTGGCAGGCTCTACCTCGGCCTGCCGTTCGCGGCGGCCGACGAGGACGGGTGA
- the folP gene encoding dihydropteroate synthase: MDERVSARGAGRIGSRLAALPVAVRAPARTLVMGVVNVTPDSFSDGGRWFDAAGAVERGLSLLDEGADLLDVGGESTRPGAARVPVEEELARVLPVVEQLVAHGAVVSVDTTRAVVAAQAVDRGAVLVNDVSGGLADPDMASVVARTGAAYVAMHWRGHADVMDAHDAYDDVVAEVRRELAQRVAVLRGAGVRDEQVVLDPGLGFAKTGESNWPLLAHLPELVADGYPVLVGASRKRFLGHLMAGPDGTPAPPAARDDATAAVTALAAAAGVWAVRVHEVRASVAAVRVAARWRDAQQDVAGRATAGRATAEQTTGPTTQDATTRHATTGAAREGAR, from the coding sequence ATGGACGAGCGGGTGAGCGCACGGGGTGCGGGCCGGATCGGGTCCCGGCTCGCGGCGCTCCCCGTCGCGGTGCGCGCACCTGCGCGCACGCTGGTCATGGGCGTCGTCAACGTCACGCCGGACTCGTTCTCCGACGGTGGGCGCTGGTTCGACGCCGCGGGTGCCGTCGAGCGGGGCCTGAGCCTGCTGGACGAGGGCGCGGACCTCCTCGACGTGGGTGGTGAGTCGACCCGGCCCGGCGCGGCGCGCGTCCCCGTCGAGGAGGAGCTGGCCCGCGTGCTGCCGGTGGTGGAGCAGCTCGTCGCGCACGGCGCGGTCGTCAGCGTCGACACCACGCGCGCGGTGGTCGCAGCACAGGCCGTGGACCGTGGTGCCGTCCTCGTCAACGACGTCTCGGGCGGCTTGGCGGACCCCGACATGGCCTCCGTCGTGGCGCGCACGGGTGCCGCGTACGTCGCCATGCACTGGCGCGGGCACGCCGACGTCATGGACGCGCACGACGCGTACGACGACGTGGTGGCCGAGGTGCGCCGCGAGCTCGCGCAGCGGGTCGCCGTGCTGCGGGGTGCGGGGGTGCGCGACGAGCAGGTGGTGCTGGACCCGGGCCTCGGCTTCGCCAAGACCGGGGAGAGCAACTGGCCGCTGCTGGCGCACCTGCCGGAGCTCGTCGCGGACGGCTACCCCGTGCTCGTGGGCGCGAGCCGGAAGCGGTTCCTCGGGCACCTGATGGCAGGCCCCGACGGGACGCCCGCGCCGCCGGCCGCGCGCGACGACGCGACGGCGGCGGTGACGGCGCTGGCCGCGGCCGCGGGGGTGTGGGCCGTGCGCGTCCACGAGGTGCGGGCGTCGGTCGCGGCGGTCCGGGTCGCCGCCCGGTGGCGGGACGCGCAGCAGGACGTAGCCGGTCGCGCGACGGCGGGCCGCGCGACCGCGGAACAGACGACAGGACCCACGACGCAGGACGCGACGACTCGGCACGCGACGACGGGTGCCGCACGGGAAGGAGCACGGTGA
- the folK gene encoding 2-amino-4-hydroxy-6-hydroxymethyldihydropteridine diphosphokinase, which produces MNAQDDVHDDSGRRLDQIRLTGVRATGYHGVFEHERREGQTFVADVVVHMDTRRAAAGDDLAHTVDYGTAAQLVAAVLAGEAVDLVETVAERIAATVLALPHVQAVDVSVHKPHAPITVPFDDVVVSIRRDRTKLPAAEPYRPATGPLRRPVEAGLRPRTAPLPLTSDPAAAAPAPAAPPAPAAAPVPPTPPAPPLPPFAAPAQPVTGPPSPPLGAPSAPVPDASRLGHDQGPDGGAVVVGPAPTGAVPTGVMPAVSAAPDPARTELMAPITDVEEGELVLDALDQPPAEPVRAVLALGANLGPAQETLRQAVADIAATPGIEVVAVSPLARTAAVGPEQPDYLNAVVLTRTTLAPRDLLRAVHAVEQRHGRERLEHWGPRTLDVDIVVYGATQAVTDDLELPHPRAHERAFVLQPWAQVDPEAFLPGLGGGPVAQLAATAPDRDGVRWMALDWLTAPVPAANAEPDGVGEAHLP; this is translated from the coding sequence GTGAACGCGCAGGACGACGTGCACGACGACAGCGGGCGCCGGCTGGACCAGATCCGGCTCACGGGCGTCCGCGCCACGGGCTACCACGGGGTGTTCGAGCACGAGCGGCGCGAGGGGCAGACGTTCGTCGCCGACGTCGTGGTGCACATGGACACCCGGCGCGCGGCGGCCGGCGACGACCTGGCGCACACGGTCGACTACGGCACTGCGGCACAGCTCGTCGCCGCCGTGCTGGCGGGTGAGGCCGTGGACCTCGTGGAGACCGTCGCAGAGCGGATCGCGGCCACCGTGCTGGCCCTGCCGCACGTGCAGGCGGTGGACGTGTCCGTGCACAAGCCGCACGCGCCCATCACGGTGCCCTTCGACGACGTCGTCGTGTCGATCCGGCGTGACCGCACCAAGCTGCCCGCTGCCGAGCCGTACCGCCCCGCGACGGGCCCGCTGCGCCGACCCGTCGAGGCCGGGCTGCGTCCGCGCACCGCTCCGCTGCCGCTCACGTCGGACCCCGCGGCCGCCGCACCGGCACCTGCCGCGCCGCCCGCACCGGCGGCCGCGCCCGTGCCGCCGACACCACCGGCCCCGCCTCTCCCGCCCTTCGCGGCACCCGCGCAGCCCGTGACGGGTCCGCCGTCGCCCCCGCTCGGGGCGCCGTCCGCCCCGGTGCCGGACGCGTCGCGCCTCGGTCACGACCAGGGCCCCGACGGCGGCGCCGTCGTCGTCGGGCCTGCGCCCACCGGCGCGGTGCCCACCGGGGTCATGCCCGCGGTGAGCGCGGCCCCGGACCCGGCCCGGACCGAGCTCATGGCGCCGATCACCGACGTCGAGGAGGGCGAGCTGGTGCTCGACGCGCTCGACCAGCCCCCGGCGGAGCCGGTCCGAGCGGTCCTCGCCCTGGGCGCGAACCTCGGCCCCGCGCAGGAGACTCTCCGCCAGGCCGTGGCCGACATCGCCGCGACCCCCGGCATCGAGGTGGTGGCCGTCTCGCCCCTGGCCCGCACCGCCGCCGTCGGGCCCGAGCAGCCCGACTACCTCAACGCCGTCGTCCTGACGCGCACGACGCTGGCGCCGCGGGACCTGCTGCGGGCCGTCCACGCCGTCGAGCAGCGGCACGGACGCGAGCGGCTCGAGCACTGGGGGCCGCGCACCCTCGACGTCGACATCGTGGTGTACGGCGCCACGCAGGCCGTCACGGACGACCTCGAGCTGCCGCACCCCCGGGCGCACGAGCGCGCCTTCGTGCTGCAGCCCTGGGCGCAGGTGGACCCCGAGGCGTTCCTGCCGGGCCTGGGCGGCGGACCCGTCGCGCAGCTGGCGGCCACGGCACCCGACCGTGACGGCGTGCGTTGGATGGCCCTGGACTGGCTGACGGCCCCGGTGCCCGCGGCCAACGCGGAGCCGGACGGCGTGGGGGAGGCGCACCTGCCGTGA
- the folE gene encoding GTP cyclohydrolase I FolE — MSATRGHSGRAVGPYDEERAARAVRELLLAVGEDPEREGLRETPARVARAYREIFAGLAMDARDVLTTTFDLGHEEMVLVRDIEVYSTCEHHLVPFHGVAHVGYIPGADGRITGLSKLARLVDVYARRPQVQERLTAQVADALVEVLNPRGVLVVVECEHLCMSMRGVRKPGSRTVTSAVRGQMRDVATRAEAMSLVTGR, encoded by the coding sequence ATCTCCGCGACCCGCGGCCACAGCGGGCGTGCCGTGGGCCCGTACGACGAGGAGCGCGCGGCGCGTGCGGTGCGCGAGCTGCTGCTGGCGGTCGGGGAGGACCCCGAGCGCGAGGGGCTGCGGGAGACCCCGGCACGCGTCGCGCGGGCCTACCGCGAGATCTTCGCGGGGCTGGCGATGGACGCCCGCGACGTGCTCACGACCACCTTCGACCTCGGGCACGAGGAGATGGTGCTGGTGCGTGACATCGAGGTGTACTCCACGTGCGAGCACCACCTCGTGCCGTTCCACGGCGTCGCGCACGTCGGCTACATCCCGGGCGCGGACGGCCGCATCACGGGGCTGTCCAAGCTCGCGCGGCTGGTCGACGTGTACGCGCGTCGCCCGCAGGTGCAGGAGCGGCTGACGGCCCAGGTCGCCGACGCGCTCGTCGAGGTCCTCAACCCCAGGGGCGTGCTGGTCGTCGTGGAGTGCGAGCACCTGTGCATGTCGATGCGCGGCGTGCGCAAGCCGGGCTCGCGGACCGTGACGTCCGCGGTGCGCGGGCAGATGCGTGACGTGGCGACCCGGGCCGAGGCCATGAGCCTGGTCACGGGGCGCTGA
- the hpt gene encoding hypoxanthine phosphoribosyltransferase, whose protein sequence is MDAADMGDDLERVLLTEEQLHARLDEMAAQIDADYAGEPLLLVGVLKGAVMVMADLARRLRGNVSMDWMAVSSYGSGTKSSGVVRILKDLDTDLTGRHVLIVEDIIDSGLTLSWLLSNLRSRGPATVEIATMLRKPEAAKVEVPVRYVGFDIPTEFVVGYGLDYAERYRNLPFVGTLAPHVYQS, encoded by the coding sequence GTGGACGCGGCGGACATGGGTGACGACCTCGAGCGGGTCCTGCTGACCGAGGAGCAGCTCCACGCGCGCCTCGACGAGATGGCGGCGCAGATCGACGCCGACTACGCAGGTGAGCCGCTGCTGCTCGTCGGCGTCCTCAAGGGCGCCGTCATGGTGATGGCGGACCTCGCGCGCCGGCTGCGCGGCAACGTCTCGATGGACTGGATGGCCGTCTCGTCCTACGGGTCGGGCACCAAGTCGTCGGGCGTCGTGCGGATCCTCAAGGACCTCGACACGGACCTCACGGGCCGCCACGTCCTCATCGTGGAGGACATCATCGACTCGGGGCTGACGCTGTCGTGGCTGCTGTCGAACCTGCGCTCGCGCGGGCCGGCGACGGTCGAGATCGCCACGATGCTGCGCAAGCCGGAGGCCGCCAAGGTCGAGGTGCCCGTGCGGTACGTCGGCTTCGACATCCCGACGGAGTTCGTCGTGGGGTACGGCCTGGACTACGCCGAGCGCTACCGCAACCTGCCGTTCGTCGGGACGCTCGCGCCGCACGTCTACCAGTCCTGA
- the ftsH gene encoding ATP-dependent zinc metalloprotease FtsH produces the protein MNFKRLFRGPFIWVALAVALTLTAFGMLQMPTVQQIDTSVGLELLEEGKVEQALVTEGTQRVDLTLSEAYDPDPDEKGDLGKQVYFFYVTPQGPQVVDAITAADPPEGFTSKVPQPTWWGSLLTLVLPFIIILGLFWFLMSNMQGGGSKVMSFGKSKAKLVSKESPKVTFADVAGVDEAVEELQEIKEFLAEPAKFQAVGAKIPKGVLLYGPPGTGKTLLARAVAGEAGVPFYSISGSDFVEMFVGVGASRVRDLFQQAKENSPAIIFVDEIDAVGRHRGAGLGGGHDEREQTLNQMLVEMDGFDVKTNVILIAATNRPDILDPALLRPGRFDRQVAVEPPDLKGRERILAVHSQGKPMAPGVDLAVVARRTPGFSGADLANVLNEAALLTARRGAQVIDDEALDEAIDRVIAGPQKRTRVMNVKELKITAYHEGGHALVAAAMRYTDPVTKVTILPRGRALGYTMVMPMEDKYSTTRNELLDQLAYAMGGRVAEELVFHDPTTGASNDIEKATSTARKMVTQYGMSARIGAIKLGQESSEMFLGRDVGHQRDYSEDVAASIDVEVRALIERAHDEARDVLVEYRDVLDALVLELLEKETLNQEQLAQIFAPVVKRPPRDVWLSGDERAVSDRGPVLTPAEKAALNGHPVIPQDEAAAAHPEHPAGAVVELPPQDTPDMDGPH, from the coding sequence ATGAACTTCAAGCGTCTCTTCCGCGGCCCCTTCATCTGGGTCGCCCTCGCCGTCGCCCTGACGTTGACGGCCTTCGGCATGCTCCAGATGCCCACCGTGCAGCAGATCGACACGTCCGTCGGACTCGAGCTGCTCGAGGAGGGCAAGGTCGAGCAGGCCCTCGTCACCGAGGGGACGCAGCGCGTCGACCTCACGCTGAGCGAGGCCTACGACCCCGACCCGGACGAGAAGGGCGACCTGGGCAAGCAGGTCTACTTCTTCTACGTCACGCCCCAGGGCCCGCAGGTGGTCGACGCGATCACGGCGGCGGACCCGCCCGAGGGCTTCACCTCGAAGGTCCCGCAGCCGACGTGGTGGGGAAGCCTGCTGACGCTCGTGCTGCCGTTCATCATCATCCTGGGCCTGTTCTGGTTCCTGATGTCGAACATGCAGGGCGGCGGCTCGAAGGTCATGAGCTTCGGCAAGTCCAAGGCGAAGCTCGTGAGCAAGGAGTCGCCCAAGGTCACGTTCGCGGACGTGGCGGGCGTCGACGAGGCCGTCGAGGAGCTGCAGGAGATCAAGGAGTTCCTCGCCGAGCCGGCCAAGTTCCAGGCCGTCGGCGCCAAGATCCCCAAGGGCGTGCTGCTGTACGGCCCGCCCGGGACCGGCAAGACGCTGCTCGCCCGCGCCGTCGCGGGTGAGGCGGGAGTCCCGTTCTACTCGATCTCCGGCTCGGACTTCGTCGAGATGTTCGTCGGCGTCGGCGCGAGCCGCGTGCGCGACCTGTTCCAGCAGGCCAAGGAGAACAGCCCGGCGATCATCTTCGTCGACGAGATCGACGCGGTCGGCCGGCACCGCGGCGCCGGCCTGGGCGGCGGGCACGACGAGCGCGAGCAGACGCTCAACCAGATGCTCGTCGAGATGGACGGCTTCGACGTCAAGACGAACGTCATCCTCATCGCGGCGACCAACCGCCCCGACATCCTCGACCCCGCGCTCCTGCGCCCGGGCCGCTTCGACCGCCAGGTCGCGGTCGAGCCGCCGGACCTCAAGGGGCGCGAGCGGATCCTCGCCGTGCACTCGCAGGGCAAGCCGATGGCGCCGGGCGTCGACCTCGCGGTCGTCGCGCGCCGGACCCCGGGCTTCAGCGGCGCCGACCTGGCGAACGTCCTGAACGAGGCGGCGCTGCTCACCGCGCGCCGCGGTGCGCAGGTCATCGACGACGAGGCGCTGGACGAGGCGATCGACCGCGTCATCGCCGGCCCGCAGAAGCGCACGCGCGTCATGAACGTCAAGGAGCTCAAGATCACGGCGTACCACGAGGGCGGTCACGCCCTGGTGGCAGCCGCCATGCGGTACACCGACCCGGTGACGAAGGTGACGATCCTGCCGCGCGGGCGCGCCCTGGGCTACACGATGGTCATGCCGATGGAGGACAAGTACTCCACGACGCGCAACGAGCTGCTCGACCAGCTCGCGTACGCCATGGGCGGCCGCGTCGCCGAGGAGCTCGTGTTCCACGACCCCACCACCGGCGCGAGCAACGACATCGAGAAGGCCACGTCGACGGCCCGCAAGATGGTCACGCAGTACGGCATGAGCGCGCGGATCGGCGCGATCAAGCTGGGCCAGGAGTCGAGCGAGATGTTCCTCGGGCGCGACGTCGGCCACCAGCGCGACTACTCGGAGGACGTGGCGGCGTCCATCGACGTCGAGGTGCGCGCGCTCATCGAGCGCGCCCACGACGAGGCGCGCGACGTGCTCGTCGAGTACCGCGACGTCCTCGACGCGCTGGTGCTCGAGCTGCTGGAGAAGGAGACGCTGAACCAGGAGCAGCTCGCCCAGATCTTCGCCCCGGTCGTCAAGCGGCCGCCGCGCGACGTGTGGCTGTCCGGCGACGAGCGTGCGGTCTCGGACCGCGGCCCGGTCCTGACCCCGGCCGAGAAGGCGGCGCTGAACGGTCACCCGGTCATCCCGCAGGACGAGGCCGCGGCGGCGCACCCGGAGCACCCGGCCGGTGCGGTCGTCGAGCTCCCGCCGCAGGACACGCCGGACATGGACGGGCCGCACTGA